From the genome of Chitinivibrio alkaliphilus ACht1, one region includes:
- a CDS encoding alpha-amylase family glycosyl hydrolase: MNELTKNSDTDTYHEHARITLRRLMPVFERQLSNTEEEVRETFLERVSTHWPRLFSLLFQLYGHRYDFFYHLEQLAIELSQTYLERPQRLKERDKQREYDPTWFMSNEIVGGAMYVGLFTENLQSLRENISYFKELGITYVHLMPLFEEREGESDGGYAIKDYRSVNPELGTLDDLREVAQAFQEQGILLVLDFVFNHTSDEHLWAKKAQSGDPEFQDFYYIFPDRTIPNQYEEHLREIFPTVRRGNFSWHNGMKKWVWTTFNSYQWDLKYANPSVFRAMLGEMFFLANVGVDVLRLDAVAFIWKKMGTNCENLPEAHLLIQAFNAAVRIATPGLIFKSEAIVHPRDVLSYVSPEECHLSYNPLLMAMLWEALATRKVHLLHESVSRKFSIPQNTMWCNYLRCHDDIGWTFDNDDAWRIGIDPEGHRDFLNRFYTGDFEGSFARGVPFQYNPDTGDMRISGTLASLAGLEQAIDAEDGLLQDMAIKRIVLLNSLIMSMGGVPLLYLGEEWGVLNDYDYIHDPRKSEDSRWIHRSTMRWDYIEGLDMEDSLQGRIYRHIQRLIHLRKEHTAFFGAAIDVFYSGNEHVFAFIRNNMGAQIVVLANFSEEPQEVSGNVIRSHAIGRFFYDIFTEEEISTAKPIPLGPYQFRWLERR, translated from the coding sequence ATGAACGAATTGACTAAGAATAGTGATACAGATACCTATCATGAGCATGCGCGTATCACCTTACGGCGGCTTATGCCCGTATTTGAGCGGCAATTGTCGAATACGGAAGAAGAGGTGCGGGAAACCTTTCTTGAACGGGTATCAACCCACTGGCCGCGCCTTTTCTCCCTGCTGTTTCAGCTTTACGGTCATCGATATGATTTCTTCTATCACCTGGAACAGCTTGCCATAGAGCTTTCGCAAACCTATTTAGAACGCCCCCAGCGTCTCAAAGAACGTGATAAGCAGCGGGAGTATGACCCAACGTGGTTTATGTCCAACGAAATTGTTGGAGGAGCGATGTACGTGGGGCTTTTTACGGAAAATCTCCAAAGTCTCCGTGAAAATATTTCCTATTTTAAAGAGTTGGGCATTACCTATGTACATCTCATGCCACTCTTTGAAGAGCGGGAAGGGGAGAGTGATGGGGGATATGCCATAAAGGATTATCGTTCTGTCAATCCTGAATTGGGAACCCTTGATGATTTACGTGAGGTGGCGCAGGCCTTTCAAGAGCAGGGGATTCTACTTGTTCTTGATTTTGTATTTAACCATACTTCGGATGAGCATCTATGGGCAAAGAAGGCACAGTCGGGCGATCCGGAGTTTCAAGATTTCTACTATATATTTCCTGATCGTACGATTCCCAATCAGTACGAAGAGCATTTGCGCGAGATCTTTCCGACGGTGCGGCGGGGAAACTTTTCGTGGCATAACGGCATGAAAAAGTGGGTATGGACTACCTTTAACAGTTATCAATGGGATTTAAAATATGCCAATCCATCAGTATTTCGTGCCATGCTTGGTGAGATGTTTTTCCTCGCAAATGTGGGAGTTGATGTGCTTCGTTTGGACGCCGTTGCCTTTATTTGGAAAAAAATGGGTACGAATTGCGAAAATCTACCGGAGGCACATCTGCTTATTCAGGCATTTAATGCTGCTGTACGGATTGCCACACCAGGGCTCATTTTTAAATCAGAGGCTATCGTCCATCCCCGAGATGTACTAAGTTATGTTTCACCGGAAGAGTGTCATCTGTCCTATAATCCGCTTTTAATGGCCATGCTTTGGGAAGCCTTGGCAACACGGAAGGTACATCTTTTGCATGAATCGGTAAGTCGAAAATTCTCCATTCCGCAAAATACAATGTGGTGTAACTATTTGCGCTGTCACGACGATATCGGATGGACCTTTGACAATGATGATGCATGGCGTATCGGCATAGATCCGGAAGGACATCGTGATTTTTTAAACCGTTTTTACACGGGGGATTTTGAAGGCTCTTTTGCCCGGGGGGTTCCCTTTCAGTATAATCCCGATACGGGGGATATGCGCATTTCCGGCACCCTCGCTTCCCTTGCGGGGCTTGAGCAAGCCATTGATGCTGAAGATGGGCTTTTGCAGGATATGGCTATCAAGCGCATAGTTCTCCTGAATAGTCTTATTATGAGTATGGGGGGAGTTCCCTTACTCTACCTTGGTGAAGAGTGGGGGGTGCTAAATGATTATGACTACATACATGATCCTCGAAAGTCTGAAGATAGTCGTTGGATTCACCGTTCTACCATGCGATGGGATTATATTGAAGGGCTTGACATGGAAGATTCGCTGCAGGGACGGATTTATCGACATATACAGCGGTTGATTCATTTGCGCAAAGAGCATACGGCCTTTTTTGGAGCGGCAATCGATGTCTTTTATAGCGGTAACGAACATGTTTTTGCCTTTATTCGTAATAATATGGGGGCGCAAATTGTTGTTTTGGCGAATTTTTCTGAGGAGCCTCAAGAGGTTTCCGGCAATGTCATAAGGTCTCACGCCATCGGTCGCTTCTTCTATGATATCTTTACAGAAGAGGAGATTTCCACCGCAAAACCCATTCCCCTTGGGCCATATCAGTTTCGGTGGTTAGAGCGTCGTTAG
- a CDS encoding acyl carrier protein, translating to MPSHDEIKDAIRELIVEIAEDMDIDESEVQDDSHLVDDLELDSMALLEVLAGMEKEFGVKIPESDFPKLISIDKCTETVEEYLEK from the coding sequence ATGCCTTCTCATGATGAAATTAAAGATGCAATTCGTGAACTGATTGTGGAAATTGCCGAGGATATGGATATTGATGAGTCTGAGGTACAGGATGATTCTCATCTTGTGGATGACCTTGAACTTGATTCCATGGCACTCTTGGAAGTACTTGCTGGCATGGAAAAAGAGTTTGGTGTGAAGATTCCTGAAAGCGATTTCCCCAAGCTGATTTCCATCGACAAATGTACTGAAACCGTTGAGGAATATTTGGAAAAATAA
- a CDS encoding beta-ketoacyl-[acyl-carrier-protein] synthase family protein — MNRRVVVTGLGVVTPIGTGREAFWEAAVKGTNGVLPITSFDTTEFRTKTGGEVRDFTATDHLPASAVTRMGRASQFAIAAAQMALDEAGLSPETIDPFRIGVSMGTTMGEPQIIEKCVELLCAADTHHDIPQGFAPQYPANVIQAHMSSYFNLRGASTMIPTACAAGNHAIGYAYDQIRTGSLDYVFAGGSDPFAKVAFTGFNRLLATTSDVCRPFDKERNGMAVSEGAGVLVLESLSSALERGAPIYGEVLGYGLGCDAHDMTIPHPEGEGGIRALSRAVENSGVAKEEVDLICAHGTGTPANDSAETRVSKHVFGELAQNIPMISLKSMLGHTMGAASAIEAAACCMMLQRKKILPTINYATADPDCDLDYVPNTARDADLRVIISNAYAFGGNTSAIVLKQYTEGA; from the coding sequence ATGAACCGCCGAGTAGTTGTGACCGGACTTGGAGTTGTAACTCCTATCGGAACAGGCCGGGAGGCATTTTGGGAGGCTGCTGTTAAAGGAACAAACGGTGTTCTTCCTATTACGAGCTTTGATACAACGGAATTTCGTACTAAAACAGGTGGAGAAGTGCGTGATTTTACTGCCACGGATCATCTTCCTGCTTCAGCTGTTACACGAATGGGCCGTGCCAGTCAATTTGCCATTGCTGCAGCGCAGATGGCTTTGGATGAGGCGGGACTTTCTCCCGAAACTATCGATCCATTTCGCATCGGTGTTTCCATGGGAACAACCATGGGAGAGCCACAAATTATAGAAAAATGTGTCGAACTTTTGTGTGCGGCTGACACCCATCATGATATTCCTCAAGGGTTTGCTCCTCAGTATCCTGCCAATGTTATTCAAGCACATATGAGTTCATATTTTAATCTTCGTGGGGCTTCAACCATGATTCCCACAGCATGTGCGGCGGGAAATCATGCTATTGGGTACGCCTATGATCAAATTCGCACGGGATCCCTTGACTATGTGTTTGCCGGGGGGAGCGACCCCTTTGCAAAGGTTGCGTTTACGGGGTTTAACCGTCTTTTGGCAACGACCTCAGATGTGTGCCGCCCCTTTGATAAAGAACGCAATGGTATGGCTGTTTCAGAGGGGGCTGGAGTCCTGGTTCTGGAAAGTCTTAGCTCTGCACTTGAGCGGGGTGCACCTATTTACGGTGAAGTACTTGGCTATGGCCTTGGATGCGATGCCCACGACATGACGATTCCCCATCCGGAGGGTGAGGGCGGAATTCGTGCACTCTCACGGGCTGTAGAAAATAGTGGCGTGGCGAAAGAAGAGGTTGATCTTATTTGCGCTCACGGTACCGGTACACCCGCGAATGATTCGGCTGAAACACGGGTCTCTAAGCACGTGTTTGGCGAGCTAGCTCAGAATATTCCCATGATTTCCTTAAAATCGATGCTGGGACACACCATGGGAGCAGCATCGGCCATTGAAGCTGCTGCTTGTTGTATGATGCTACAACGAAAGAAGATTCTTCCAACGATTAACTATGCAACAGCTGATCCTGATTGTGATCTTGACTACGTTCCCAACACAGCTCGAGATGCAGACCTGCGCGTTATTATCTCCAATGCGTATGCCTTTGGGGGCAACACCTCAGCCATTGTCTTGAAACAGTATACAGAGGGGGCATAA
- a CDS encoding ABC transporter ATP-binding protein encodes MPNKDVFEFKNVTKSFGHGKDVTVAVKNLDLAIKDQEIVTVVGGSACGKSVFGKLLLGLLKPTQGELLFRGEPIGDQIEHWQEVQMVFQDPFTCFNQFLPIRRQLEASFGVFKGKKPSAKEIKRRVDEGLMAVNMKPQEIEDKYPFELSGGQMQRMLLARIFALRPKVLVADEPTSMVDACVRAGILDYLLKLKDELDMTIVFITHDIGLAYYVSDRIFIMHDGEVVEAGDPDQVAFSPKNPHTIQLLEDIPEIHREWIQR; translated from the coding sequence ATGCCGAATAAAGATGTGTTTGAGTTTAAAAATGTTACCAAAAGCTTTGGTCATGGCAAAGATGTTACCGTTGCGGTAAAAAATCTTGACCTTGCCATTAAAGATCAAGAAATTGTTACCGTTGTAGGGGGCTCAGCCTGTGGAAAATCGGTTTTTGGAAAACTACTCCTTGGCCTATTGAAACCCACCCAGGGTGAACTGCTCTTTCGTGGGGAACCTATTGGTGACCAGATTGAGCATTGGCAGGAAGTGCAAATGGTCTTTCAGGATCCCTTTACTTGTTTTAATCAGTTTCTCCCTATCCGCCGTCAATTGGAAGCTTCTTTTGGAGTGTTTAAGGGAAAAAAACCTTCGGCTAAGGAGATTAAAAGACGGGTTGATGAAGGATTAATGGCGGTGAACATGAAGCCACAAGAGATTGAGGACAAGTATCCCTTTGAGCTTTCCGGGGGGCAGATGCAGCGTATGTTACTTGCGCGTATCTTTGCGCTTCGTCCGAAAGTATTGGTTGCAGATGAACCGACCAGTATGGTTGATGCATGTGTGCGTGCCGGCATACTTGATTATCTGCTGAAGCTGAAAGATGAGCTTGATATGACAATTGTCTTCATCACTCACGATATCGGTCTCGCCTATTATGTAAGTGATCGTATTTTTATTATGCACGATGGGGAAGTTGTTGAAGCAGGTGATCCTGATCAAGTCGCTTTTTCTCCGAAAAACCCGCATACGATTCAATTACTTGAGGATATTCCAGAAATTCACCGAGAGTGGATACAGCGATAA
- a CDS encoding carbohydrate kinase family protein produces MKRSVFVFGEVLFDSFDTGKTVLGGAPFNVAWNLQGFGHTPRFISAVGADEDGAAIYSAMERWQLSREFVQQDYIHGTGRVIIHLDKEGEPQYDILPQRAYDFIPRTELPLEDGDILYYGSLAARSEVSRESLFNLLDRDELLCFCDINIREPWYDSTWGEELLRAADILKVNRDELFFLAGGFTEDIVDAAHLLRKRYEISMIVVTLGEAGAWVVDDTTSINVPAAPVQSFVDPVGAGDAFASVVLDELAHHKKCTKETLQKAGGFAARVCGMSGATCSDRQFYQSY; encoded by the coding sequence ATGAAAAGAAGTGTATTCGTATTCGGGGAAGTCCTCTTTGATAGTTTTGATACGGGAAAAACTGTTTTAGGCGGAGCCCCGTTCAACGTTGCGTGGAATCTGCAAGGATTTGGTCATACACCTCGATTTATCTCAGCTGTTGGTGCCGACGAAGATGGTGCGGCAATTTATTCTGCCATGGAACGTTGGCAGCTTAGTCGTGAATTTGTGCAACAAGATTATATTCATGGCACCGGACGTGTGATCATACACCTTGATAAAGAGGGGGAGCCACAGTATGATATCCTGCCGCAGCGTGCGTATGACTTTATACCCCGTACAGAGTTACCCCTAGAGGACGGAGATATCCTCTATTATGGCTCTCTTGCTGCACGAAGTGAAGTATCACGAGAGAGTCTTTTTAATCTTTTAGATCGTGATGAGCTGCTGTGCTTTTGCGATATTAATATTCGAGAGCCCTGGTACGATTCTACCTGGGGGGAAGAGTTGTTGCGTGCTGCGGATATTCTGAAGGTAAATCGTGATGAACTCTTTTTCTTGGCAGGAGGTTTCACCGAAGATATTGTAGATGCCGCTCACTTACTTCGTAAACGCTATGAAATTTCCATGATTGTGGTTACCCTCGGTGAAGCGGGAGCATGGGTCGTTGATGATACAACATCTATTAATGTACCCGCAGCACCGGTTCAATCGTTTGTTGATCCCGTCGGTGCGGGAGATGCCTTTGCATCAGTTGTTTTAGATGAGTTAGCGCACCATAAAAAGTGTACTAAAGAAACGTTACAAAAGGCGGGGGGCTTTGCTGCCCGAGTCTGTGGAATGTCTGGGGCAACCTGTTCAGATCGGCAGTTTTATCAGTCGTACTAA
- a CDS encoding PilZ domain-containing protein, with product MRKIDRNDINIMIVCKSAGAQAYKTHFTNLNIRHYVISSGHEIENIPQILPINGVLVDISTFVKMDPHEKTILKEMEKIYPFARVKWNTDSGQINLMHHRDDVETVEDFIEKEARLFDPRIMRTSQRKEINLNVTLSDTRDFTGVQEKTTTLNISDTGFFIITSSRNWKENQRVFIVINELSLKTPIELRIIRKVEWGEIESTAPGISTRVDSILDSQQDELMDLL from the coding sequence ATGAGAAAAATAGATCGCAACGATATTAATATAATGATTGTGTGTAAAAGTGCGGGAGCTCAAGCATACAAAACCCACTTTACAAATCTCAATATTCGTCACTACGTTATTTCTTCGGGCCATGAAATAGAAAACATTCCCCAAATCCTGCCCATCAATGGCGTTTTGGTTGATATTTCTACGTTTGTAAAAATGGATCCCCATGAAAAAACAATCTTGAAGGAGATGGAAAAAATCTATCCCTTTGCACGAGTAAAATGGAATACCGATTCGGGACAGATTAATCTCATGCATCACCGCGATGATGTAGAAACAGTGGAAGATTTCATAGAAAAAGAAGCTCGTCTTTTTGATCCTCGAATCATGCGTACATCCCAACGAAAAGAGATTAATCTCAATGTAACCCTTTCTGACACTCGCGATTTTACGGGCGTGCAGGAAAAAACGACCACCCTGAATATTTCTGATACCGGATTCTTTATTATCACGTCCTCACGAAACTGGAAGGAGAATCAGCGGGTTTTTATCGTAATAAACGAACTCTCCCTGAAAACCCCCATCGAGTTACGTATTATTCGCAAAGTAGAGTGGGGAGAAATAGAGTCTACTGCACCGGGCATCAGTACCCGTGTTGACTCCATCCTTGACAGCCAGCAGGATGAGCTCATGGATTTACTCTAA
- a CDS encoding HAD-IIB family hydrolase — translation MAFFFITDLDGTLIPNRGSAGERAALQEILRRRKQSSQLQLTYASGRNHALIIAAIQTYALPEPDYLIADVGTSVYIRREEGFFPSSAYHDVLAEICAELPVESLKKKLSPLPIQAQDESNNGPFKASYTVQPQDKDGVTKKLAELLRNTPWEPIISRDHREDYWLIDLVPTGVSKLFAISWLTKHLSIPVNEQIYAGDSGNDHAVFMSTIPSIIVGNTPEELKKEARTIEGNFIAQGEATEGVLEGLNYFNWK, via the coding sequence ATGGCATTTTTTTTCATAACAGATCTTGATGGAACCTTGATCCCAAACAGGGGCAGTGCTGGTGAACGTGCTGCCTTACAGGAGATTCTTCGTCGGAGAAAGCAGTCATCTCAATTGCAACTGACCTATGCCTCAGGTCGAAACCACGCCTTAATTATTGCAGCAATCCAAACCTACGCTCTTCCAGAGCCTGACTACCTTATTGCTGATGTGGGAACCTCTGTATATATCAGACGGGAAGAGGGGTTCTTTCCCTCATCAGCCTATCATGATGTCCTAGCAGAAATCTGTGCAGAGCTTCCTGTGGAATCACTCAAAAAAAAGCTTTCCCCGCTTCCCATACAGGCACAGGATGAGTCCAACAACGGTCCGTTTAAAGCAAGTTATACAGTACAGCCGCAGGACAAAGATGGCGTTACAAAAAAGCTTGCAGAGCTCCTTCGGAATACACCGTGGGAACCAATTATCAGCCGTGATCATCGAGAAGACTATTGGCTTATAGATTTAGTTCCCACGGGGGTGTCAAAATTATTTGCAATATCATGGCTGACAAAGCATCTCAGCATACCCGTGAATGAACAAATTTACGCGGGCGATTCAGGCAATGACCATGCCGTATTTATGAGTACTATTCCTTCAATCATTGTAGGAAATACACCCGAAGAGCTCAAAAAGGAAGCACGTACAATTGAAGGAAATTTTATCGCACAAGGTGAAGCTACTGAAGGAGTGCTTGAAGGGCTAAATTATTTTAATTGGAAATAA
- a CDS encoding SlyX family protein: MDQQIINVETKIAFLEHHLDEVNKTLFRQEEEIQLLQECLRQLQEKVKNNDTTSVGHISEEPPPPHY; encoded by the coding sequence ATGGATCAACAGATAATCAATGTAGAAACAAAAATAGCCTTTCTTGAACACCACCTTGATGAAGTAAACAAGACCCTTTTTCGTCAGGAAGAAGAGATACAGCTACTCCAGGAGTGCCTCCGGCAGCTTCAAGAAAAGGTAAAAAATAACGATACTACTTCAGTGGGGCATATTTCAGAAGAACCGCCGCCCCCCCATTACTAA
- a CDS encoding beta-ketoacyl synthase N-terminal-like domain-containing protein: MITGVNALTSLGLDFKSFTENLPKPPKYSMVNTFEEHAFGSDTPACKVPFDTTVAKKILGRKGLRTKDRATQLLFAAMEEPFQDDLAQTEEDDRPGLMVGTAFGSIESVGNFITVGERTGPGSVNPRLFANTVINSATGNANIRYGLKNHSGVMSTGFNSGLDALIWSCNYIHNEYLSAVFAVGLEELSIYTLFGMDREGCLSKSGTASPMSTSADGLVPGEGCGILLLEEAGRASQRGAAVLGEIVGYCAAFEPQGWGGSGESMVYAMEEALRMAGLTAKDIDFVVSDANGVAHGDAAKMDTLARVFTDTTPVTSYRGQLGESYGAAGALDVCGIIADMQQKRVSPVHHETPHSGCNVVTQELALESSYAMAVSYSVEGHCSAVIVKKRS; encoded by the coding sequence GTGATTACCGGCGTCAATGCCCTCACTTCTCTCGGTCTTGATTTTAAATCGTTTACCGAAAATTTGCCCAAACCACCGAAATATTCCATGGTGAACACCTTTGAGGAGCACGCCTTTGGTAGTGATACTCCTGCGTGCAAAGTTCCCTTTGATACAACTGTGGCAAAAAAAATATTGGGACGCAAGGGGTTACGAACAAAAGATCGGGCTACGCAACTCCTTTTTGCCGCCATGGAAGAACCTTTTCAAGACGATCTTGCGCAAACAGAAGAGGATGATCGTCCCGGCTTAATGGTGGGGACTGCCTTTGGAAGTATTGAGAGTGTCGGTAACTTTATTACCGTCGGTGAACGTACCGGGCCTGGTTCGGTTAATCCCCGGCTTTTTGCAAATACGGTTATTAATTCAGCCACGGGTAATGCCAATATTCGGTATGGTTTGAAAAATCATAGCGGCGTTATGTCCACGGGGTTTAACTCTGGCCTTGATGCCCTTATTTGGAGTTGTAACTACATACATAATGAGTACCTTTCCGCAGTGTTTGCTGTGGGACTGGAAGAGTTATCTATCTATACTCTGTTTGGTATGGACCGGGAGGGGTGTCTTTCCAAAAGTGGTACGGCCTCGCCCATGAGCACCTCTGCGGATGGGCTTGTTCCGGGAGAAGGGTGTGGTATTCTTCTTCTTGAAGAGGCAGGTCGTGCATCACAGCGCGGTGCCGCAGTACTGGGTGAGATTGTCGGCTATTGTGCCGCCTTTGAGCCACAAGGGTGGGGCGGTTCCGGTGAATCCATGGTGTATGCCATGGAAGAGGCGCTTCGTATGGCGGGACTTACCGCTAAGGATATTGACTTTGTTGTTTCTGATGCAAATGGGGTTGCCCATGGTGATGCGGCAAAGATGGACACTCTTGCCCGCGTATTTACCGATACGACCCCCGTTACCTCCTATCGTGGACAGCTGGGAGAATCGTACGGTGCGGCTGGTGCCTTGGATGTTTGCGGTATTATTGCTGATATGCAACAAAAGCGGGTTTCTCCCGTGCACCATGAGACGCCACATTCTGGGTGTAACGTGGTGACCCAGGAGCTTGCTTTAGAGAGTTCTTATGCCATGGCGGTTTCCTATTCTGTGGAAGGCCATTGTAGTGCAGTTATTGTAAAAAAACGATCGTAA
- a CDS encoding HAD-IIB family hydrolase has product MDKKLVIGMVNIHGLFRGYDQELGINPDTGGQTKYVLDLVKALSQREEVKAVYVYTRQIIDKKYDASYAQLEEQINEKAWIIRIPFGPKRYLRKEKLWPHIDSFVDQTLNYIRKSKIIPHVFHGHYADGGYAASQLGLLLGVPSIFTGHSLGRSKKRRLLEKGKQEERLQETFHFDERIDAEEFSLDSAACVVTSTVQEVEEQYAEYSCYHPETMEVIPPGVDLDSFEPYDESNTDTALTRRFEHFLTEPDKPAILALARPDDRKNFATLIRAYGENRELRNKANLILIMGNRKDIKSFSPEQRKVLYEVLYLIDYYDLYGKVAYPKQHDGDEVPFAYRWAASRRGIFVNPAYTEPFGLTLLEASGSGLPIVATNDGGPQDIIMNCKNGLLIDPFDTRDMAQKMLRLLTSPDLWQQYSRAGIENTRIYYSWDNHVEKYLKDLGEIVVGNRPRIFNVAKRDYRLSQIDRIIITDIDNTLTGDENSLKEFSQLVQEMQGHIGFGIATGRNKDSAMKLLSELDVPEPDIMVTSVGTEIFYGKKQITDESWQKRINYRWDRQGIRNLFDNVEGFYYQDEPQQSKYKISYKLDMERSMSIKNIKELLWREGFHAKVVFSLGMYLDFIPIRSGDGLAIRQLSFRWGIPWENILIAGDSGNDEAMLKGETLGVVVANHSMELEKLRGYPRIYFSDKSHAGGIIDGISYYNFLDTIEIPNERID; this is encoded by the coding sequence ATGGATAAGAAGCTAGTTATTGGGATGGTAAATATACACGGTCTGTTTCGTGGATATGATCAAGAATTAGGAATTAATCCTGATACGGGTGGACAGACGAAGTATGTACTCGACCTTGTAAAGGCTCTTTCACAGCGGGAAGAAGTAAAAGCCGTGTATGTATACACACGCCAGATTATTGATAAGAAGTATGATGCTTCCTATGCGCAGCTGGAAGAGCAGATAAATGAAAAAGCGTGGATTATTCGTATTCCCTTTGGTCCGAAACGATATTTACGTAAGGAAAAACTATGGCCACACATAGATAGCTTTGTCGATCAAACCCTAAATTACATCAGAAAGTCAAAGATTATTCCTCATGTATTTCATGGGCACTATGCTGATGGTGGATATGCGGCCAGCCAATTGGGGCTTCTCTTGGGTGTTCCCTCTATTTTTACGGGACACTCCTTAGGAAGAAGTAAGAAACGGCGTCTCCTTGAGAAGGGAAAACAGGAAGAGCGTTTGCAAGAAACCTTTCATTTTGATGAACGTATTGATGCGGAAGAATTCTCTCTTGACTCAGCAGCTTGTGTCGTTACCAGTACTGTTCAAGAGGTTGAGGAACAGTATGCTGAGTATTCCTGTTATCATCCCGAAACCATGGAAGTAATACCCCCAGGGGTTGATCTTGACTCCTTTGAGCCCTATGATGAAAGCAATACAGATACCGCTTTGACGCGGCGTTTTGAACATTTTCTCACAGAACCGGATAAACCTGCTATCCTTGCCCTTGCTCGTCCCGATGACAGAAAGAATTTTGCCACCTTAATACGAGCGTATGGAGAAAACAGAGAATTGCGTAACAAGGCCAATCTCATTCTTATTATGGGGAATCGGAAGGATATCAAGAGCTTCAGCCCAGAGCAGCGTAAAGTGCTCTATGAGGTATTATATTTAATTGATTACTACGATTTATATGGAAAGGTGGCCTACCCAAAACAGCACGATGGAGACGAGGTGCCCTTTGCCTATCGGTGGGCTGCATCGCGGCGCGGTATTTTTGTGAATCCCGCCTATACAGAACCCTTTGGCCTTACCTTGCTTGAGGCATCGGGGAGCGGCCTTCCCATAGTCGCTACTAATGATGGTGGCCCCCAAGATATTATAATGAATTGTAAAAATGGATTGTTAATAGACCCTTTTGATACACGGGATATGGCGCAGAAGATGTTGCGTCTGCTGACTTCCCCTGATCTTTGGCAACAGTATTCCCGTGCTGGTATCGAAAATACGCGTATCTATTATTCGTGGGATAACCATGTTGAAAAATATCTTAAAGATCTTGGAGAGATTGTTGTTGGTAATCGTCCGCGTATATTTAATGTTGCAAAACGAGATTACCGTCTTTCCCAGATTGATCGGATTATCATCACAGATATCGACAATACCCTGACGGGTGATGAAAATTCTCTGAAGGAGTTTTCTCAGCTGGTGCAGGAGATGCAGGGGCATATTGGGTTTGGCATTGCCACGGGCAGAAATAAGGATTCAGCCATGAAGCTCCTCTCCGAACTTGATGTTCCAGAGCCGGATATTATGGTAACATCTGTAGGTACAGAAATTTTCTATGGAAAGAAACAAATTACTGATGAGTCATGGCAGAAGCGGATCAATTACCGGTGGGATCGCCAGGGTATCAGAAATCTGTTTGATAATGTGGAGGGCTTTTACTATCAGGATGAGCCGCAACAATCAAAATATAAGATAAGCTATAAGCTTGATATGGAACGATCCATGTCGATAAAGAATATTAAGGAACTCCTATGGCGTGAAGGGTTTCATGCCAAGGTTGTTTTTTCCCTCGGTATGTACCTTGATTTTATTCCCATTCGGAGTGGAGACGGTCTTGCAATTCGCCAGCTCTCTTTCCGATGGGGTATTCCTTGGGAAAATATTTTAATAGCTGGTGACAGCGGTAATGATGAGGCAATGTTGAAGGGTGAAACCCTGGGCGTCGTTGTGGCCAACCACAGCATGGAGTTGGAGAAATTACGCGGATATCCTCGTATCTACTTTTCTGATAAAAGTCATGCTGGCGGTATTATCGATGGTATATCCTACTATAACTTTTTAGACACGATTGAGATTCCCAATGAACGAATTGACTAA